TGTTTGTAATGTACTGGACACGCCTGGAAAAATTCCAGCTTAAGATGAGAGGAACTTTGTTGTTAAACCTGAGGTAGAACGATGAATACAGATTTTTAAAAGTAGAAAACAGCTAGAGTCAACAACTAGTGATTAACTCTGTCTATGCCGGCATGCCTGTGTAAAGAGAGACTCCCTCTCCTTTACAGTCACCAGGGTCACAAAGTGTTCAATGCCGCAACAAGCTGGGGCTGCAAACTGTTCATAAAGTCACTGTTTAAGGGTATGTCCACGTGgagaacaggttcattcttcgggcgggcggcggaatctgcctgaccatagaatggagtctatgggaccagcggacagTGAAGCGGGAGCGGCCAGGGATGAGCGGTGGAAACCACAAAGAGTCCTCGGtgtgatttccttagtgtgcacacaccctatcTGAGCAATATCTTCTTCTTTATGCActtctttcacccactcacagcgcactttaaaggatacctgtcaccccccgtgccggggtgacaggctcccgaccccctgttagatccccgtatactcacgtgatcccgccgggtcctgcttcctgagccggtcgggtcacagagagtcagatgcccatagagaatgaatggggagtccgatgctccgtcattctctatgggcatcggactctcctgtcagcgtgcgcttcgggcgctgaaatctccgtgacccgactggctcaggaagcgggacctggcgggatcacgtgagtatagggggatctaacagggggtcgggagcctgtcaccccggcacggggggtgacaggtcctctttaaatacgctggagataggaagttacatgggtagaggaagtgtatgagtcttttgtgttggactttgtaggggaaggacgcaagctagaaagctccctacagtggtccctttgggcccaggccctctgccaggttccccTACACTAAAGAgttagtcttagtcaggttcttgtatgggtaggaagcaagacaagacgcagcTCACAGTTTCTCCTCAGTTTACTCTACACAACACCATGCAGTGTtgaccccttagcgacccatgacgtacctggtacgtcatggtgccgcggggggtgttcagagcgggaccccgctctgaacgacgctgatcccggctgacacgtgcagccgggcagtgcctctattagccgtcgcgggtcccgttgccgcgccggctaattaagcacttcgatgctgctgtcaaacctgacagctgcattgaagtgcttcatgcacaacatccctggtgtctagtgggtcggatctcccccccgcgatgcgatcgcggggggggagatccattcttttggccgggccggcactcagtgtcgcaatgacgctgatcccggctcggcaatagattgctatggcctgcagcaggccatagcaatctatcaccgatctaatcgatctttgctgtgtatatacacagcattgatctctatgagagatcagtgctgtgtatatacaagtcccccagggggacttctagttgatgtaaaaaaaaaaggaaaaaagtgtttttattaataaaaaatcccctccccctaataaaagtccaaatcacccccctttttccattttataaatataaattaataaacaaataaataaacatatttggtatcgtcgcgcacgtaatcgcccaaactattaaattatcacattcctgatctcgcacggcaaacggcgtcagcgaaaaaaaattccaaagtgcaaaattgcgcatttttggtcgcatcaaatccagaaaaaatgtaataaaaagtgatcaaaaagtcgtatatgcgcaatcaagataccgatagaaagtacatgtcgtggcgcaaaaaatgacacctcacacagccccatagaccaaaggataaaagcgctataagcctgggaatggagcgattataaggaacatatatttgttaacaatggtttgaattttttacaggccatcacataacatataagttatacatgttacatatcgttgtaattgtaacaacttgaggaacatgcataacaagtcagttttacctcagggcgaatggcgtaaatgcaaaattccccgaaatcaaaaccaattaggttttttttcaatttgaaggcgcaaatgatttttttccggtttcgcagcatattttatggaaaagtaatgcctgtcattgcaaagtacaattagtttcgcaaaaaataagcgctcatataagtctctaggtgaaaaaatgcaagcgctatggacttttaaacataaaatggaaaaagcaaaagcgcaaaaacgaaaattggctttgaccttaaagtgtcactgtcgtgaattttttttttgcagaaatcaatagtccaggcgattttaagaaactttgtaattgggtttattatccgaaaaatgcatttttatcatgaaaaagcagtttgaagctctcccctctgtcttcattgttctcctatggagagagctaaagaaaagaccaaaacaggacaacaaagagttaatctacaaatatctcaccgttatctcctgtgaccatcaccagtgacctgtctgagctcggattacagctgtcacccagctctgtgcctgtaatcctctgttatctgctttctgctgccggctaactccctccttcctcctcccccctcccctctccctagaacagacaggggacgtctcctgcaacaagtcacaattttcagatttttcagagtggatgaaaaagaggaaggagggggggacctgggaaaaggctttttacatgcagataatggcagatttggctaataaacccaattacaaagtttcttaaaatcgcctggactattgatttctgcaaaaaaaaaaaaatacgacagtgactctttaaggggttaaagtcttacAGGAGAGGAAAAGTCAGAGAGAACCTCCACCCACGCCGTGGCTGGggccgctgcaagtatgtagtcacaggggcctgccaggaccttacctcgtagcggatctcgctgcgagttgtcctgtgtgaaggcacccttaatcgtTCTCTAATCGTTGTTCACTGTatttccgcattcgttcactaatcatcgttccttcttttgctgggattagatggagtaaacgatcgcagTAATAATTGTAACTAaagactatcattctgtgtaatagggtgagcgatttcaggttaccaataatcttgtttgcgatagtttattgtTAATGGTTAAAAAttgatttgtctaataggaccctcaaagtatttattcaattaataacggacgttgttgcagattgcaacactagccattattaattgaataaatacattgcattgacttttaTGGAattctggctggagtgtatacactctattatatacaccccagcCGGGACTccttactgacatgtcagttttgtgtggccgctattcactgaatagcaggaAAGCACTATTCTTGTCTCCATTGTGGGTGTTGGTTTTGcaagtcagttccattgatgtgaatagagcttaattgtaaactacacctgaactggagacaagagtggtgctgtctctggaagaaagtggacatgtttttgtagcgctggataaacgtCTTTACCCCTTCACGAcaaaggacgtaactgtatgtcctcggttgggtaggggagttcagaggcaCGGGAAATAGGCTGGGAAATAAggaaagagatgataggacagaagaaaacaagaatcctactggtctacagattcaggtgacacaaagaaacaataatcctttacatccttcagctgtgcagcttccaaatacacttacataatacagtgacatctagtggcgaaacttagtgctgctttcatcaccacaatagtacaataggtacagacttttgcaagcaGTGTATCTAACTGTAACACCTGTGGTACGACACCACATAATCCCCCACTTGAGAAAAGCCATCCACGGCGTAACACCTTGATAAAAAGACTGGATGTTTGTTAAGGCACAGCATGCATTATAAAATATATTAGAAATACTCttaagtgcatatatatatatatatatatatatatatatatatataaaaaactttTCCCTagattgtgctgccaaaacaataTCACACAATTGTACAAACAATATCTCTTCCCACACTGTTATgcttgtgcagtgtcccagaacatgcagactactactcctattatggccatttctattgctgtgcccatgcctgttctggtaagggtttgcactgcaactgctgctggttttcccctagtattctctggtaatgtgcattctcatgtgtattctcatgtattcctgtgtattattacattgtacagtggtatgcaaggctgttgatcacgtgaccgtgccagtgccctgtaaccatggttcctccaatggccgactagctctggccaggagcaaccatgtgacctcccacttcctcctaacaagtgagtcttccctctgcttccaagcaaggaggatgtgtgtcgtccctctcctgcctcagaggagttgggcttcttctctacagctcccacttcaccactagaagtgtggatcgagtgctctgctgtattccagtcttcggctgtatctgcctgctcaagtgaccggattcttctctctcatctgggtgtcattccgttatctctcctcatcgctacaaggattcacagcaagtattactctcaagttaatccacccagcaacgctatttctctcatactcctactcccatcatccggcacctattctcacagcctatgcagcaccactcctgctttatttgtcaaagcctgctatatacccggttgcatccggacagaactgttgctactagttacctcatctataataaaaccgctgttactgaaccctggcattggtgtctactaactggtgccctgactaggtgcagcgaagaatcgcatgcccatcatcacccgcagattccacagaccggccctacagctgtgccgccctcaggcctataccgtgacaagtataacccctgcagctgccccggtcattgcccgctcataacaccagcactgcggaagtggcccccaggggccagggcatcgcacttgTAGAAAGGAAAAGTAGAAGaattgtccacagcaaccaaccagCTGAGAGATGTAGCTCTAGAAGGCCTTtttttcaatcgaatattcgaaaacacagtaaaaatttgattggcCCTCCCATCCCCCTGgcactttttttcagccaaaaaacatgcaggggggagggacaggcactaggaataatCAGGactttaactgtgattggctggctaaactatgtcacctcctgagtataagaatagtggatttcagattcgtgtcacttgctggttggagctagagagggacaggctgtataccagggagagttaGCTTTCAgatgaagttaggtaggaagagaCCCCCAAAAGCTCTTGTTAGCGCTAAACGTATTTtagtgtgttcagacagggtatacagctgtatactgtgagtgtgccaTAAAAACTATTATCTTGGTACTAGTGTTTGCGCACTGTGCGTCTTATAAAAAATTTGAagaaatttttggagggctcaccacacacacacacatacacacacaatgacagctagcggtgggtgctgtttaatttcccccttgcctatgccatctgtggttgtcatgggcaACTTGATTTAAAGGGGGTGCATGATAAAGTTTCTTTAActtaatatttggctttctgtccacgctaaCATAGAGGAAAGAAGTTTCCAAGTATTTTTTCTATTATAcatagcggttatattgtgtttggagtgtattgtagacaggctgtagatagtggcgtaatactgcaacTTGGATGTGTTACATGCACCCAGACATGCATTGCAGAggttttggcatcatttcctgaggtgtcattggacttggtgacctccaagttgtcgaatattgatttccaagtcctgagtatttttctcccatagactataatgggattcgatattcaattgaatagtcgaatatcgggagctattcaaatcgaatttcgaGTTTTAaattatttcactattcactcatctctagtgtggatAGAAGTGGCATCCATGGCCTGGTGTTTAGTAGGTGTTTCAAAGACCCCACCCCATAAGACAGCACCAGTATTATACATTACACATGGTAGGTGAGGAATTGATTTTGCATTGGGGACCAAGAGTTTAAAGTAACCTGAGACATCAAATTTACAAGGAACATAGCGGTAAAATTAGTTAATATTTCCAAGGTTATTATGGTCGGCATTGTCATGTCTTGTAACATTTACAGAAAGTATCTCCGTTTCTTGAGGTCTTGAAGAAGAACCCTGTCAGTCTTCTTTGCAAAAGACCACAAGTTTACACAAGTCAAGCAGAGAAAGTCGTCTGCTATCCACTATTCCCCCCTTTTAACATTCATTAAAGGCCACCCCACATCAATTAGACGTGACACCGAGCACCTCCATGACTCAGGAACCGAGTATAAAACGTCCTCCAGACAAGAGGAAGACTCAAGAGACTCCAATGTATGCTACCACAATGGAAGGGCTGCAGCTGAGCAGGTAAGGACCTCCAAGGAGCACACATCAGTATGGACCCATTGTAGATGACATAcatttactatacatttactATGTCTTTATATTTTATGCATAGTGTTTCCAAACTTCACTTTGTATTCATCTTCTGGATTTCCACCATGCATCTCTGGTATCAGCCTGGAATGTCCCTGACAGTAAGTTACACATCTGTCATTTATATCTACCACTGACTAAAGAAAGAgggtcttctgtttttttttttttttttttttttttttttttttttttttttagtatgtgtgttttgtttttttgtagctCAGGCTTGTTCAAGCTCcagatattgtactgtatattgctTTGGGGTATCCACATTTCCAGATGCAACTGGGTTTAGATGGTTGTTTGATATCTGACATGTCAAAACCTACCGATCACACCGGGTCTCAGTCCTGAGATTTGGCGCAAACCCGAGATACAATTGGGTGGAATGTGCGGCAGCGTCTGTCTgccctggctgtcaatcaaatcagcTTGATAGTTTTACAGTCTATGGAGTGAAATAGTCTGGTTCTGCctgccagggagtgaagtgcattgccctggctgtatctcaggatcacagAGGAATGAGACTTTTTGAATGAAtctgaacttttgacatgttaccaAAGATCTGAGAATTGGTTAGTAGCTGGAGGGTTAGCTATCCCAATGCTGACTTATGTGGTATAAAGAGTGAAGAAGTGCATGAGCATCCATAATTTAATTCAATCAGAGTTCTTCAATTTATTGTAAACCAAAGAGCATAACGGTGACGCTTCGACCCTCTTGATAAAGATCCTttggggtcgaaacgttgctgttaTGCTTTTTGATTTGCAATAAACTGAGG
The nucleotide sequence above comes from Dendropsophus ebraccatus isolate aDenEbr1 chromosome 8, aDenEbr1.pat, whole genome shotgun sequence. Encoded proteins:
- the NPS gene encoding neuropeptide S, translating into MTQEPSIKRPPDKRKTQETPMYATTMEGLQLSSVSKLHFVFIFWISTMHLWYQPGMSLTSSGKSDYCLILLNSCLVEADRSEELAFLRPFLEKSFMKRSFRNGVGSGIKKNSFRRAKS